One genomic region from Verrucomicrobiota bacterium encodes:
- a CDS encoding type II secretion system protein translates to MHVSNKAQPICWSLAGPTENDPTNALARGFTLIELLVVIAIIAILAGLLLPALARAKQKAQTTQCLSNIRQVGMAAALYLGDYSDRYPPTVARNGMATQTSWVGQTGLLPYYDQISAADRWLSEYLVKANREAAVEVARCPSDKIFPGNTRHCTFEMIGASYWANLFPAEPSTYMGRTVTIFSLNADNTKSIKAGEISKPAHFVTFTAWGAFDAGWWSLDLARNGESTLLWHGDYRWNTLFGDGHAALLKYNPTNGPIATEYSFDRRY, encoded by the coding sequence ATGCACGTGTCCAACAAGGCCCAACCCATTTGCTGGTCGTTGGCAGGTCCGACTGAGAACGACCCAACAAACGCGCTGGCGCGCGGCTTCACGTTGATCGAATTGTTGGTTGTCATCGCTATCATCGCAATTCTCGCAGGCCTTCTTTTACCCGCACTGGCCAGGGCCAAGCAGAAGGCGCAGACCACCCAGTGTCTTAGCAACATTCGTCAGGTCGGCATGGCGGCAGCTCTTTACTTGGGGGATTACAGCGATCGTTACCCACCAACCGTTGCCAGAAACGGCATGGCTACGCAGACAAGCTGGGTGGGCCAGACCGGATTGCTCCCTTACTACGACCAGATCAGCGCAGCGGATCGTTGGTTGTCGGAGTATCTGGTCAAAGCAAACCGCGAGGCGGCGGTGGAAGTAGCCCGTTGTCCCAGCGACAAGATCTTTCCGGGAAACACGCGCCATTGCACTTTTGAGATGATCGGTGCTTCTTACTGGGCAAATCTTTTCCCCGCCGAACCCAGCACCTATATGGGTAGGACCGTGACAATCTTCAGCCTCAATGCCGACAACACCAAGAGCATCAAGGCTGGTGAGATCAGCAAACCCGCCCATTTCGTTACGTTCACTGCTTGGGGCGCCTTCGATGCCGGTTGGTGGTCGCTTGACTTGGCGAGAAACGGCGAGTCCACGCTGCTCTGGCACGGGGATTACCGTTGGAACACCCTTTTCGGTGACGGCCATGCGGCCTTGCTGAAATACAATCCGACAAACGGCCCGATAGCAACCGAGTATTCCTTCGACCGAAGATACTGA
- a CDS encoding sodium/solute symporter (Members of the Solute:Sodium Symporter (SSS), TC 2.A.21 as described in tcdb.org, catalyze solute:Na+ symport. Known solutes for members of the family include sugars, amino acids, nucleosides, inositols, vitamins, urea or anions, depending on the system.) — translation MGDFGITGYLILAVYMVATVLLGLSFTRKQKNLAGYFLAERSAPWWAVGISVLACDLSAISYMGVPAWTYHHDLRYAMTILMFPLMAIIVAYLFIPFLARLKVFTIYEYLEHRFGMQSRLFASALFLLQRASHMAIAIYAISLALQQIVGWPVWACVTLVGALTTLYTVLGGMKAVLWTDVMQFFVLMGGLVVMGAVILWSFNGDVSHIWRVAAAAGHTTLLTTSINFVAADFWKEMTIWGLFIGTLVYQVGAYGSDQVLVQRYLAAGSGRMMARSLIFCGLLEIPVVGILYLLGLGFFAFYHAPENSALLTSLNDLVERTGDPNMVLPHFVRHVLPSGLAGLVFASLFAATMSVFSSGLNSLSTATCMDFVQRLRQLRSNSQELTLTNARWITLGWGILVTLAAIGVHFARMGSLLQAAATIIGFFSGPILGMFLLGIFTMRANSLGAILGAISGFASVLLLRNHVSFIWYPVAGCAPTLLFGYAFSFLMAQRPTEDVYPMTLWGRTD, via the coding sequence ATGGGCGACTTTGGCATAACCGGTTATCTTATCTTGGCGGTTTACATGGTGGCCACCGTGCTTCTCGGGCTCTCCTTCACGCGCAAGCAGAAGAACCTGGCAGGCTACTTTCTTGCCGAACGATCCGCTCCTTGGTGGGCGGTGGGCATCTCTGTCTTGGCATGCGATCTTTCGGCGATTTCCTACATGGGGGTGCCAGCGTGGACGTACCACCACGATCTCCGCTATGCCATGACGATCCTCATGTTCCCGTTGATGGCGATCATCGTCGCCTATCTTTTCATTCCCTTCCTGGCGCGACTGAAGGTCTTTACTATCTACGAGTACCTGGAGCACCGCTTTGGCATGCAGAGCCGTCTGTTTGCCTCCGCGTTGTTCTTGCTGCAACGCGCCTCGCACATGGCAATTGCCATCTACGCAATTTCGCTAGCCCTACAGCAAATTGTCGGGTGGCCTGTTTGGGCCTGCGTTACTCTGGTGGGAGCGCTGACGACCCTCTACACCGTTCTCGGCGGCATGAAGGCGGTGCTATGGACCGATGTCATGCAGTTTTTTGTATTGATGGGTGGCCTCGTGGTGATGGGGGCGGTCATCCTCTGGTCTTTCAACGGCGACGTGTCGCATATTTGGCGAGTCGCCGCAGCCGCCGGCCACACGACGTTGCTCACCACCTCGATCAACTTCGTTGCCGCGGACTTTTGGAAAGAGATGACCATTTGGGGGTTGTTCATCGGAACGTTGGTTTACCAGGTAGGCGCTTACGGCAGCGATCAGGTTTTGGTGCAACGTTACCTTGCCGCCGGTTCCGGCCGGATGATGGCCCGCTCGTTGATCTTTTGCGGACTCCTGGAAATCCCGGTGGTCGGGATCCTTTATCTGCTGGGCCTGGGGTTCTTCGCTTTCTATCATGCTCCTGAGAATTCCGCATTGCTGACGTCGCTCAATGACCTTGTCGAGAGAACGGGTGACCCCAATATGGTGCTTCCGCACTTTGTGCGGCATGTGCTGCCGTCTGGCTTGGCAGGGCTTGTCTTTGCGAGCCTCTTTGCCGCGACCATGTCGGTGTTTTCCTCTGGTTTGAACTCTTTGAGCACAGCCACCTGTATGGACTTTGTCCAGCGTCTGAGGCAGCTTCGATCCAACTCGCAGGAGTTGACGCTCACCAACGCGCGTTGGATCACCTTGGGCTGGGGCATTCTCGTCACCCTGGCGGCCATCGGTGTGCATTTCGCCAGAATGGGTTCGCTATTGCAGGCTGCCGCTACGATCATCGGCTTCTTCAGCGGACCAATTCTCGGCATGTTCCTCCTGGGTATCTTCACCATGCGGGCGAATTCCCTCGGTGCCATCCTCGGGGCCATTTCGGGGTTTGCGTCAGTGTTGTTGTTGCGAAACCACGTATCTTTCATCTGGTATCCCGTTGCAGGCTGTGCGCCGACCTTGCTGTTCGGCTATGCTTTCAGTTTTCTCATGGCCCAACGCCCAACCGAGGACGTATACCCGATGACCCTCTGGGGGCGGACAGATTAG
- a CDS encoding exo-alpha-sialidase, translating to MVCAFDLGEAVESLDYRTYVSRSADDGMTWSSPVPLFTDPVERPTTHTVRISRTRDGTLLGLGARFYRDEHPDEGLTNRENLGYVPVDLILLQSSDGGRSWEGPRTIEPPLIGPSFEICHPILELPDGCWLAPMGTWKGWNGEAPNGMKAIALVSRNRGENWPEYMDVMDGHRDCVIHFEQSITRLPDGRLLAVAWAFHEPSGSSQPTPYALSPDGRSFSQPRLTGLRGQTAKIICLRDGRILCLYRRDDKPGLWANLSRIEGDNWINLAELPLWQRAGSGMTGQSSGAEELSNLKFGFPNMVLLPGGEVFAVFWCCEDSVNNIRWLRIRVAE from the coding sequence ATGGTATGCGCGTTCGATCTGGGCGAGGCGGTGGAGAGCCTCGACTATCGGACGTACGTGAGCCGTTCAGCCGATGACGGCATGACCTGGAGTTCTCCGGTCCCGCTTTTCACTGACCCGGTCGAACGGCCCACAACGCATACGGTGCGGATCAGTCGGACAAGGGATGGCACTCTTCTAGGTTTGGGTGCACGGTTCTATCGTGACGAACATCCCGACGAGGGCCTGACCAATCGTGAGAACTTAGGCTATGTTCCTGTCGATCTCATCCTGCTGCAAAGCTCCGACGGGGGACGAAGTTGGGAGGGACCCCGCACGATTGAACCACCGCTGATCGGCCCGAGTTTCGAAATCTGCCATCCCATCCTCGAATTGCCAGATGGATGCTGGCTGGCGCCGATGGGCACATGGAAGGGTTGGAACGGCGAGGCACCCAACGGGATGAAAGCGATTGCCCTTGTGTCACGGAACCGGGGCGAGAACTGGCCCGAGTACATGGACGTAATGGACGGGCATCGCGATTGCGTCATCCATTTCGAGCAGTCGATCACGCGGCTGCCGGATGGTCGGCTGCTGGCAGTTGCCTGGGCCTTCCACGAACCCAGCGGAAGCAGTCAACCCACGCCTTATGCTCTCTCCCCCGATGGCCGTTCCTTTTCTCAGCCGCGCCTCACCGGCCTGCGCGGGCAGACGGCCAAGATCATTTGCCTGCGCGATGGGAGAATTTTGTGCCTCTACCGCCGGGACGATAAACCCGGTCTTTGGGCCAATCTTTCACGCATCGAAGGCGACAACTGGATCAACTTGGCGGAGTTGCCGCTGTGGCAGAGGGCGGGATCCGGGATGACTGGCCAGTCGTCTGGCGCGGAAGAACTCAGCAACTTGAAATTCGGTTTCCCCAATATGGTTCTCCTTCCGGGAGGAGAAGTGTTTGCCGTCTTCTGGTGCTGCGAGGATTCCGTCAACAACATCCGCTGGCTGCGGATTCGCGTGGCTGAATGA
- a CDS encoding mandelate racemase has product MIKSISTRDARYPIGSSHGSDAIHKAPVYSYAVTLLHDDSGYTGTGLAFTLGEGNELVCRAAEFYSRRLVGCDIEQIMSDFGTRQRAMADEQQFRWLGPHKGIVQLALSSVTNACWDLWAKKLGVPLWKLLLNLSPEQIIATLDLSYLEDELTAAPALAILREHQPTRPQRDGVLQSGYPGYDTSVGWFNYSDEQVRENCKRAIAGGFTAMKLKVGSPDPERDLRRAHMVREAAGDSARVMLDANQQWTLPQALDICQRLRVINPFWIEEPTHPDDVLGHKTLADAIRPTKLALGEHVPNRVVFKNYLQAKCVGFIQVDAVRVAGVSEFLAVSLLCRKFGVPVVPHAGDMGQLHQHLVLFNHVALGHEVVFLEHISHLREHFVHPACVAGGIYQTPLEPGSSCDLKPS; this is encoded by the coding sequence ATGATCAAATCCATTTCCACTCGCGACGCGCGTTATCCCATCGGCTCGAGTCACGGCAGCGATGCCATTCACAAAGCCCCGGTTTATTCCTACGCGGTCACGCTTCTGCACGACGACTCCGGCTACACCGGCACGGGATTGGCCTTCACCCTTGGTGAAGGCAACGAGCTTGTCTGCCGCGCGGCGGAATTCTATTCCCGCCGTCTTGTCGGCTGTGACATCGAGCAAATTATGAGCGACTTTGGTACGCGGCAGCGGGCGATGGCGGACGAGCAGCAATTCCGCTGGCTCGGCCCACACAAAGGCATCGTGCAACTCGCGCTTTCCTCTGTGACCAATGCCTGCTGGGATTTATGGGCGAAGAAACTCGGCGTGCCGTTGTGGAAATTACTCCTCAACCTCTCGCCCGAACAGATCATTGCCACGCTCGACCTCTCGTATCTCGAAGACGAACTCACCGCCGCGCCGGCGCTCGCCATCTTGCGCGAACATCAGCCGACGCGCCCGCAGCGCGATGGCGTGTTGCAGAGCGGTTATCCCGGCTATGATACGTCCGTCGGTTGGTTCAACTACTCCGACGAGCAAGTGCGCGAGAATTGCAAGCGAGCCATCGCCGGGGGTTTTACCGCGATGAAGCTCAAGGTCGGTTCACCCGATCCTGAACGCGACCTGCGACGCGCCCATATGGTTCGCGAAGCGGCGGGCGATTCCGCGCGCGTCATGCTCGATGCCAATCAACAATGGACCCTGCCGCAGGCCCTCGACATCTGCCAGCGACTGCGGGTGATCAATCCGTTCTGGATTGAAGAACCAACCCATCCCGACGACGTGCTTGGCCACAAGACGCTCGCCGACGCGATCAGGCCAACCAAGCTCGCACTCGGTGAGCACGTGCCCAATCGCGTCGTCTTCAAAAATTATTTGCAGGCGAAGTGCGTCGGCTTCATCCAGGTGGACGCGGTGCGGGTGGCCGGGGTGAGCGAGTTCCTGGCGGTGAGTTTGCTGTGCCGGAAATTCGGCGTGCCCGTCGTGCCGCACGCTGGCGACATGGGGCAGCTTCATCAGCACCTCGTGTTGTTCAACCACGTCGCGCTCGGTCATGAAGTGGTTTTTCTTGAGCACATCTCTCATTTGCGGGAACATTTCGTACATCCTGCGTGTGTCGCTGGTGGTATTTACCAGACACCGCTGGAGCCGGGCAGCAGTTGCGATCTCAAACCGAGCTGA
- a CDS encoding SDR family oxidoreductase has product MTTPLLKDKVIFLTGGSMGIGWDCAQAYAAEGARVAIVARGRETVQKAARQLGPEHLGMTCDVSCDNEVEAAIAATLAHYGRLDAVHNNAGIAAPSKALHETTDAEWDALFYINLKSVLHTTRHAFVALKASRGCILNTSSLVGVIGQEIHAAYTATKGGMNALTKSMALDYAKSGIRVNAVCPAGTWTPMLREWCKEQPNPSSIERYLDEIHPLGYCPGGDAIADACVFLLSEKARFVTGHIMHVSGGAELGYRRPIENS; this is encoded by the coding sequence ATGACCACTCCCCTGCTGAAGGACAAAGTCATCTTTCTCACCGGCGGCTCAATGGGCATTGGCTGGGACTGCGCCCAGGCCTATGCCGCTGAGGGCGCGCGGGTGGCGATCGTGGCGCGCGGGCGCGAAACGGTGCAAAAAGCCGCGCGCCAACTCGGGCCGGAGCACCTCGGCATGACGTGCGACGTCTCGTGTGACAACGAAGTCGAAGCCGCCATCGCTGCCACGCTTGCGCACTATGGTCGGTTGGACGCGGTGCATAACAACGCCGGCATCGCTGCACCGTCCAAGGCATTGCACGAAACCACCGACGCCGAATGGGATGCACTCTTTTACATTAATTTGAAAAGCGTACTCCACACCACGCGCCATGCGTTCGTGGCTCTGAAAGCGAGCCGGGGGTGCATTCTCAATACGTCGAGTCTCGTCGGTGTCATCGGCCAGGAAATCCACGCCGCCTACACCGCTACCAAGGGTGGTATGAACGCGCTCACCAAATCCATGGCGCTCGACTATGCAAAATCCGGTATTCGGGTTAACGCGGTCTGTCCTGCCGGCACCTGGACCCCGATGCTGCGCGAGTGGTGTAAGGAGCAACCTAACCCCTCGTCCATTGAACGTTACCTCGACGAGATTCATCCGCTCGGCTATTGCCCTGGGGGCGATGCCATCGCCGACGCGTGCGTGTTTTTACTTTCCGAAAAAGCGCGTTTCGTAACCGGCCATATCATGCACGTCAGCGGTGGCGCGGAACTCGGCTACCGTCGTCCGATCGAGAATTCATGA